The DNA region CCAGCGTTGCCTCGCGCTCATGGGCGCGACGAATCACCTCGGCCGGTGCCAGGGCACCATCCGATGCACAGGAATGAAAATGCAGATCGATACTAGCCATTCAGACTCCCCGCCTGACCGGACTGACGGCGCTGCCAGTCAGCCAGTGCCTGGCGATAAGCCGCCAGCTCGGCAAAATACACGGTCCAGACACAAAACTCGCAACCACTGCCACAGCACATGCTGTCCTCGGGCGGCACCGGCTCAACCGGGGCCT from Paludibacterium sp. B53371 includes:
- a CDS encoding oxidoreductase-like domain-containing protein, translated to MAEEALDQAPVEPVPPEDSMCCGSGCEFCVWTVYFAELAAYRQALADWQRRQSGQAGSLNG